CGGTGGCCGAGGTTGCGAGGTTGCCCGAAGTGCAGGTAGTATTGAGATAATTGGAATTTACAAAACCCCGATCGACGATTAGTATAGTATCAAGCAGCGGACTATAACTGATGCTTTCGTGATTTTGCAAAAAGAGTGTATAACCATTGGCACTTGAATCCACACAGATGTGGATATCCTGGGCAAGGCAGAGCCCTGCGCTTATTGACATTACACATAATATGTTTTTCATATCACCCCCTTTTTTATTCTCCGGTGAAAACCAGAGAAACGAAATGGATACTTAAATGTAGTGGTCGAGCTTGCTCGACATTGATTATTGCAGAGTAAACTCTGCCACTACAATTTGCTGTAGTGGTCGAGTCTGCTCGACAATTTAAAGCGCAAACCTGAAGGTTTGTCCTACATTTTATCGCAACCTGAAGGTTGCGCTACATTCAATAGAAAGACCATACGCAGGCTAAAGCCTGCGGCTACCCAATCTATATAATAATTTTAATTTTCTTTTGTAAAAAGTCAATGGACAAAGCAGGTGATATTGACAAATGATTTATGTAGGATATAATTGCCAGTGATTAAATTTTTGGTTGTGCTGTTATGTAAGATAATACTTATCTTTGCTGCAGAATATGGCACAATCAAGGGATTTGTATCCGATGCGGAAAACGGCGAAAAACTCAGTTATGCAGATGTTATTTTGAAGAATACTACAATTGGCACGAGCACCGATGAAAAGGGATATTACTACATTTCACGTATCCCTGAAGGCAAATATATAGTTGTATTTTCTTATCTTGGTTATGAACCAGTATTAAAAGAGATTGAGATTAAATCCGGGCAGGTTCTGACATTGAATGTGGAATTAAAACCATCAGCGATTGAAATGCCCGGTGTTGTAGTATCATCGGAGCGTGAAAGATTTGAAAAAAGTGTGGAGGTGAGCCATATCACATTTACTCAGCGGGAGATAAAGTCGGTACCCGGGCTTTTTGAATCGGATTTGATAAAGACATTGCAGTTGATGCCAGGTGTTATAGGAATGCATGATTTATCAAGCAAATTATATGTGCGGGGTGGAAGTCCGGATGAGAATTTGGTTTTGCTTGATGGCATAATAATTTATAATCCCGCAACCCATTTATTCGGACTTTTTTCCACATTCCAGCCCGATGCTGTGAAAGAAGCAGAATTATATGCAGGTGGATTTCCAGCAAAATATGGAGATAGACTTTCAGCAGTCCTCGATGTAACAACCAAAGAGGGAAATTCAAAAAAGTATGAAGGCAATGCGAGTGTTGGTTTGATAACATCTAAATTACTCGTTGAAGGTCCAATCCCCAAAGGTTCTTTTCTCTTCAGTGGCAGAAGGACATATTTTGATGCCTTAATCTGGGGATATGCCCATATCTTTAATAAAGACATTGAACTCCCTTATTATTTTTATGATGGTGTGGGGAAGATTAATTATAATCCATCCAGTGAAAATAGATTTACAATCACTGGATTTGGTGGCGCAGATGTCATTTCATTTTCTGAAGGCGACCCGCCATCAGACAAAGTAGATCTAATCTGGGGAAATCGTGGTATATCGGGAAAATGGCGCCGGGTATTCTCACCAAGAGTCTATGGGGAAATCCTCGGAGTCTGGAGCAATTTTTTCACGGATTTTAGATATTTTAATTATTATGATTCAACTGCAAACTTACGACTATATGAAAAGATTCAGAGTTTGACCGGCAAGTGCGACTTTTCTTATATTTATAGCGAGCAGCATACACTTGATTTTGGATTCCATGAGGAGAATCTTGGTGTTAAGCAGCACTGGGAGGTTGAAGAAGGAATATCTGGACCACCCAAGCAGAGTTCTAATCTCGTTGCAGTTTATCTCCAGGATAAATGGCAGGTGATAAAGCCAATTCTCTATATCCAGCCGGGGATAAGATTAATCTACTATAATCAGGGCAATCGGTTTCTTTATGATCCCAGGATTGGAGTGAAATATCGTTTTGGAGAAAATTCAGCATTGAATATTTCAATGGGAAAATATAATCAGTGCTTGATAACTATAAATAGTCAGGAATCATATTTTTCTATTTTTGACTTCTGGCGTCCGGTTGACAAAACACATAATCCGCCGGTTGGTTATCATTTTATTGCCGGAATTGAAAGATGGTTGGGTGAAGAAACAAATTTTAATATTGAAGGATATTACAAAAAATACTACAATCTATTGATACCCCGCGAAGAAGATATGTTTTTCAGTGTGCCCACTGAAAGTTTGCGTGTCGGGAATGGCTATGCAACAGGTGTAGATATCTTTCTTAAAAAAAGTTTTAAAGATTATTTTGGCTGGGTCAGTTATACATTCGGTTATACAAGAAGAAGTGTAGGAAATATCTCTTATTTTCCACGCTATGATAGAAGGCATAATCTAAATATTGTTTTCGGATTTGTTCTACCGAAGTCAATTCCGTTATTAAAAAATGGCAAACTTGATTTACGCTGGTATCTGGGAACCGGTTTGCCTTATGCTTTGGAGATAGCGAGATATCGTAAATATTTTGAATGGAGAAATGATACGCTGAATGGATATCCAGATTACTGGTGGAAGTATATAAAAGGCAACCGGGATGCCTTCAGATTACCACTATCTCACCGGCTTGATTTGCATTATGAAAAAGAGATAAAAATCTTTGGACTGAGAGGTGGCTGGTATCTGGATATTATTAATCTTTATGCACAAAAAAATGTGCTTTTCTATGATTACGAATATTTTGATTACAATACCGGGCAGGAATATGATCCACCGAGAAGGGTTGGCTATTCAATCCCACCGATTGCGATTCCCATACCTTCTTTTGGATTTAATGTGAGGTTTTGAAAAAATTATTATGATAATTTGAGGGCGAAAAACGGCGGAAAAAGGGCTAAAGATGGCTAAAGGGCAAAGAGGCAGGAGAAGGCAGGATATGACAAATATATTTGGTTTCGGTGGACGGTTAAGAAAAGCGAAACTGTTTGGAATATTGATTCTGTTTATTTTTTTATTCTGTCAAAAGTATAATGAAGAATTTGAACCGCAATTAAATGTTTTTTGTATTCTCAAAAATAATCGTCCATATCAAAAAGTAGTCGTTGATAGAATCTATGGAATGGACGAGAAATCAATTTATGACCTTGAAGATGTGCAGGTGATTCTTTCGGGGAACGGGATATGTGATACACTCGTTGAAGACTCAATCTTGGGAGTATTTGTAACGCGTGATACTTTTCCTGTTGTTCACGGCCAGACCTATCATTTGCAGGTTACTGCGAAGGGATTTGATACACTCAGGGGAACTACTACCATACCTGATTTATTTGAGATAATTTGTCCGCAGGATGGTGATACAGTTCAATTGTTGGATACAATGATAATTGAATTCAAGGATTGTCATCAATTGATAATAGGTGAGCTCTATTATCAGGATTCGCTACTATACTGGTATTTGTACGGTAGAATTAGAGATACAATTTTGGAATTGCCTTTCTCGGCTTGCCTTCATGACACAGGATATTATCGGTTGATGGTAGGGGTCTATGATAGCAATTATGTTAATTACTATATAGATGCAGCCAATCCTCAATGCGGAATTGAAAATGGGATTGGGTTGTTTGGAAGTACTTTTATTCTTGAAGTCAAATTTTATTATCAATAAAGGACATTTATTTTAATATTTTGAGACTTAAGTCTAAATTTGCACCCTTGACTTTTCCTAGTTATTAAATATATTCTATTATATGAATAATAGTAGCGTAATTACTAACACATCAGGTTTAAGTCTCTGTCAATTAAAATTTACGAAAGGAGGTTGGATGAGACTTTATTCATTATTCAAAAAAAGAACACTTTGGTTATTGCTGTTCTCTGTTGTTTTTTTATGGTCGGAATGGGTCCCCTTCGGGACCGAACGAGCCCCGAAAAAAACCATAATAGACCCAATTTCTGTCAATGATAATTCAGTTCAACTCAATATAAAAATATTCGGCGCAGAACATTCTGAATATGACGCAAACAAATTAACATATACTGGCAAAGAAGTTTTTGCATTGTTAAAAATAGACGAATATGCTTTCATTGGTGAAATTGGTAAGCCAAAATTACCTATGGTGACTTCTGTCCTTGATGTTCCACATAAGGCTAATATTAAGGTTGAGGTAATTTCAGCGGAATCAAAGGAGATTGATCTCAGAACTTTTGGGATTGATAAGAGAATTGCACCTGCGCTTCCAAGTGTAATCAAAAAGCCCAATGCAAAAGCAGAGTTTATCATTGATGAAAAGACATATTCAACCGATGCCTTTTATCCCGATAAAATTGCTGATATCTACGAAGGTGATGGTGGACTTGCACGTGGTCACAGGCTTGCAACCTTGAGGGTTTATCCAATCCATTATAATCCAGTTTCGGGAAGAATCAGAGTTTATACAGATATCAAATTAAAAGTAGATTTTGTCGGTGGTGATATCCTTGAAACCCAGAGAGTGATTGCAAAAGACTTTTCAACAGTTTGGGAAGAATTTATTAAGAGAACCGTAGTAAATTATCCGGAATATTTAAGGGGCGTTCCACCATTGCCAGTATATTACGATATTTTCTACAACGGTCAGGCACAAACTGTCGCAAACAAGCTTGCCCAGTGGAAAAAGAAAAAAGGATATAAGATAAGAATGTGGAATGCTGCAGGCTGGACTGTTTCAGCAATAAATGATACAATCAGAACACGCAATCCATTAGCAACTTTCCTTGTTATAATTGGAGATCCGAACTCAAGTTCAATCGCTTTACCCCCATCAGCAACAGGTTCTTCATCAGGAGATCAGACAGATTTATATTATGCAGAAGTGAATGAATCAGGCTATTTGCCCGATATGTTTTATGCCCGTATTTCAGTTTTAGATACAGTTCAAGGGAACACTTCAGTAAAGAAAGCAATAGACTGGGAGCACGCCAATTTTGGTTCAGCAGGCACTTCCTGGTTGAAAAAAGCATGTTTGATTGCCGGATATGATGCCGGTTATCAACCTGTGGGAATTGCTACGAATGCCTGGTGTCGTGCTTTGCTCCTGAATCATGGGTATCAGGTTGATACGTTGATAATAAGTTCATCAGAGAGCGATCAAAGAATTAAAAATCAAATAAATGCAGGAAGGGTCTGGTGTGTCTACACCGCACATGGGTCCCAGACATCCTGGGCAATTAACAATACAGACCAATTTACAGTGACAGAGTTAGGGCGACTTACGAATAACAATATGTATCCAATGCCTGCGGGCCATTGCTGTTTGAGCGGGGATTATCAATATTCATCTGATTGTTTTGGCGAGACATGGGATAGGTTGAGCGGTAAGGGTGGAATTTGTTATTTTGGTAGTGTTCCATCAACTTATTGGGATGAGGATGACTGGCTACAGAGGAGATATTTTGATGCGATATATACCGACAGCGTCACTGGTAGACTTTACGAGACTGGCAGATTTACACAGTGGGGGCTTTACTGGATTGAAAATAATACGAGTACTTCCCGAAAACGTTATTATTTTGAGGCATACCATCTTTTCAACGATCCTTCGCTTGATTTCTGGACTGATATTCCGCAGAATATGGCTGTTAGCCATAATGCAATTGTGTATCCTGGTTCGCAACAATTCACGGTAACAGTTACTGGAGGCGGAAATCCTCTGCGGGATGCATTGGTCTGCTGCTGGATAAAGAACCAGAATCCTGAAGTCCATGTTTCGGCTTATACAAATGCATCCGGAGTCGCGGTCTTAAACATTAATCCAACCACT
This portion of the candidate division WOR-3 bacterium genome encodes:
- a CDS encoding DUF4249 family protein — translated: MTNIFGFGGRLRKAKLFGILILFIFLFCQKYNEEFEPQLNVFCILKNNRPYQKVVVDRIYGMDEKSIYDLEDVQVILSGNGICDTLVEDSILGVFVTRDTFPVVHGQTYHLQVTAKGFDTLRGTTTIPDLFEIICPQDGDTVQLLDTMIIEFKDCHQLIIGELYYQDSLLYWYLYGRIRDTILELPFSACLHDTGYYRLMVGVYDSNYVNYYIDAANPQCGIENGIGLFGSTFILEVKFYYQ
- a CDS encoding C25 family cysteine peptidase, producing MNNSSVITNTSGLSLCQLKFTKGGWMRLYSLFKKRTLWLLLFSVVFLWSEWVPFGTERAPKKTIIDPISVNDNSVQLNIKIFGAEHSEYDANKLTYTGKEVFALLKIDEYAFIGEIGKPKLPMVTSVLDVPHKANIKVEVISAESKEIDLRTFGIDKRIAPALPSVIKKPNAKAEFIIDEKTYSTDAFYPDKIADIYEGDGGLARGHRLATLRVYPIHYNPVSGRIRVYTDIKLKVDFVGGDILETQRVIAKDFSTVWEEFIKRTVVNYPEYLRGVPPLPVYYDIFYNGQAQTVANKLAQWKKKKGYKIRMWNAAGWTVSAINDTIRTRNPLATFLVIIGDPNSSSIALPPSATGSSSGDQTDLYYAEVNESGYLPDMFYARISVLDTVQGNTSVKKAIDWEHANFGSAGTSWLKKACLIAGYDAGYQPVGIATNAWCRALLLNHGYQVDTLIISSSESDQRIKNQINAGRVWCVYTAHGSQTSWAINNTDQFTVTELGRLTNNNMYPMPAGHCCLSGDYQYSSDCFGETWDRLSGKGGICYFGSVPSTYWDEDDWLQRRYFDAIYTDSVTGRLYETGRFTQWGLYWIENNTSTSRKRYYFEAYHLFNDPSLDFWTDIPQNMAVSHNAIVYPGSQQFTVTVTGGGNPLRDALVCCWIKNQNPEVHVSAYTNASGVAVLNINPTTPGDTMYVTVTKHNYLPYEGYALVVNPSGPYVVLGRTIINDSGGNGQVNPGETVNYGVYGKNVGVATAQGVRGKLTESDPYVSISIDSSWYGNIPANDSVLGNPYYRFNVVNNCPNNYNVTFTLTFRDASNNTWTANPIIVVYAPVLVYQSVVVTGGNGNGILDPGETANLVVTIKNEGGAVASNVVGVLMENSPYITVSDANGSWGNLNPGATGSNSSDVFTVTAAGNTPIGTVVPMQIQLTSGVYCDTIDFEITVGRMMPSDTGYYYVYWSGGPYQQAPVYSWFAIDTTQTQNPGTSLNLGDDQVVRVALPFTFKYYGVNYNRISISSNGFVTLDSATSSYVSNYGLPSTSAPPTCIAGLWDDLNPGVSGAPGDVYYYNDATNHRFVVEWFRVPHYGANTTLETFEIILYNPAYYPTPTGDGEIVIQYMNSMQEADNTIGIQNSARNVGIQYYFDGNYHPLGVPITNQFALKFTTKPPTVGIEEEGGLSLESGKSGMVLMPNPFRQKLDIRYRIQDTGLKNQGVNLAIYDVSGRVVRTFNLASGIQDQVFSVVWDGCDDLGRELPGGVYFVRLEAGGFKQVEKAVLLR
- a CDS encoding TonB-dependent receptor gives rise to the protein MIKFLVVLLCKIILIFAAEYGTIKGFVSDAENGEKLSYADVILKNTTIGTSTDEKGYYYISRIPEGKYIVVFSYLGYEPVLKEIEIKSGQVLTLNVELKPSAIEMPGVVVSSERERFEKSVEVSHITFTQREIKSVPGLFESDLIKTLQLMPGVIGMHDLSSKLYVRGGSPDENLVLLDGIIIYNPATHLFGLFSTFQPDAVKEAELYAGGFPAKYGDRLSAVLDVTTKEGNSKKYEGNASVGLITSKLLVEGPIPKGSFLFSGRRTYFDALIWGYAHIFNKDIELPYYFYDGVGKINYNPSSENRFTITGFGGADVISFSEGDPPSDKVDLIWGNRGISGKWRRVFSPRVYGEILGVWSNFFTDFRYFNYYDSTANLRLYEKIQSLTGKCDFSYIYSEQHTLDFGFHEENLGVKQHWEVEEGISGPPKQSSNLVAVYLQDKWQVIKPILYIQPGIRLIYYNQGNRFLYDPRIGVKYRFGENSALNISMGKYNQCLITINSQESYFSIFDFWRPVDKTHNPPVGYHFIAGIERWLGEETNFNIEGYYKKYYNLLIPREEDMFFSVPTESLRVGNGYATGVDIFLKKSFKDYFGWVSYTFGYTRRSVGNISYFPRYDRRHNLNIVFGFVLPKSIPLLKNGKLDLRWYLGTGLPYALEIARYRKYFEWRNDTLNGYPDYWWKYIKGNRDAFRLPLSHRLDLHYEKEIKIFGLRGGWYLDIINLYAQKNVLFYDYEYFDYNTGQEYDPPRRVGYSIPPIAIPIPSFGFNVRF